Sequence from the Deltaproteobacteria bacterium genome:
TACAGGACAATATAACCATCAGCGGGGCGGTGGAGGCGGATTACCAGTATAAGGATCACCGCGACATTAGCGACAAGAATAGTGATGGCGCCTCGGATCTATTCATTTCAACTGTAGAGATCGGTGTCGAAGCGGCTATCAATGACTGGACGACGGCCAGTGTGGTGTTCATTGCTGAGGACATTTGGAAAGAAGGAGGAAATGAGGACGCCACAGCTCTGTTTGACCAAGCCTTTGTCACTTTTCAAAATGAGGAAAAACTCCCCTTTTATGCGATCATTGGCAAAACCGACTTGCCATTTGGTAACTTCTTCACCCATACGGTCAGCGACACTGAAACATATAATGCCTATTTGATCAACGGGCCGGCTGCTACGTTTGGGTTTGCGCGTCCGGAATTGTTTGGCTTGGACGTTTCTTTCACCATATACGAAGGGGAGAAACTGATCAAAGCCTTGCACACGGCCGGCATAGGCTGGGCAAGAGATCACTCTGAAGATCACGATGGCGATGATACGATAAATTATACTGAAACAGATGATGTACAATCTTATGTCGCCCGCCTGTCAGTGGAGCCTATGGAAGGGTTAATGCTTGGCGTTGCCTTTGATTCAGAGCCGGGTGATAGCAACGAGCGAAATGAGACTTTTAACGCATTTGGTGAACTGTCCATGGCAGGCTTTACCCTGGATGCAGAGTACTTTGATGCCACCAAGCGTGAAAAACACTTCACCGATAACAAGGCATACGAAGAAAAGGCATTCGTCGTTGGTCTTGCCTACCAGGTGATGGATCCGTTCGAGGTCGCGGCCCGCTACGAAGACTACGATATCGGCCATGATACGGATACAGACGGAGATCTCGATTATGTTCTGGCCCTTGGCGCAAACTACGAATTGCTCAAGGACGTCACGCTCATGGGCGAATACCGGAGGCTTTCGTATGAAACGGAGGCAAGTACTACATACGAGGACACGGTCAATGAGTTCAATTTGAGGGTGGCGGTAGGTTTTTAACCAACTGATGGTGACCTTCTAGCTTAGAGTCAAACGTGTAACCAAAAGACCCCGAATGGCTTGGCCATTCGGGGTCTTTTTTCGCTATTAAATCGCAAAGCGATTTCCTGCACCGCGACTACATCGCTTCAGACCGGAAGCTCCGAAACCTGCTCCAGGCTGAAATTGAGGACTGGGGTCGGTAAGGGTGCGGATGCCGAGACGGGTGCCTTTTAATGAGCGCTCCCCTTAAATACAGATTGACATTACGTAAATAAGGTAATATATTTACCTCAAATATGAGTCGGCAATAACGAAAATCGTGGGGAAAAGGCATGGAGAACCCGTTTCGGTTTTCAGGAGTCGTTGAAGAACCAGCTTTCTGTGAC
This genomic interval carries:
- a CDS encoding LbtU family siderophore porin, encoding MKKQGWIVFVGTFVLGLFMFATNAQALSAETEVLLKLLEKKGVITKGEAAALRQEVEAAAAPAADKEALKAEIKEELREELKAEGGPLAGIQDNITISGAVEADYQYKDHRDISDKNSDGASDLFISTVEIGVEAAINDWTTASVVFIAEDIWKEGGNEDATALFDQAFVTFQNEEKLPFYAIIGKTDLPFGNFFTHTVSDTETYNAYLINGPAATFGFARPELFGLDVSFTIYEGEKLIKALHTAGIGWARDHSEDHDGDDTINYTETDDVQSYVARLSVEPMEGLMLGVAFDSEPGDSNERNETFNAFGELSMAGFTLDAEYFDATKREKHFTDNKAYEEKAFVVGLAYQVMDPFEVAARYEDYDIGHDTDTDGDLDYVLALGANYELLKDVTLMGEYRRLSYETEASTTYEDTVNEFNLRVAVGF